The genome window CGGCATGGAACTTTTTTTGAGGATGCGCATTCACCGAGGACGGATATCGAGGTCACATAAGAATGATGGTCGACAAAATCCATAGAAAGAACCCGGGGCCGCGGCGCGGCGACCCGAACGAGGCGATCAGCCGCAAGCTGAAGCTTCTCTACACGTCGGTGGAGGAGGAGGGGATTCCCGACCGCTTCCTCGACCTGCTGGAGAAGCTCGATCTTGCCGAACGCGCCACATCCGGCGCGTCCGATCCGCGCGACGATCGCTGAGAGGTCTCCCCCTTCATGCAAGACGGATTCAAGCGAGAGCTTCTGGCAGCGCTGCCGGGCCTGCGGGCGTTCGCCATGTCCTTGAGCGGACGCAGCGACCGCGCCGACGACCTGGTGCAGGAAACCATCATGAAGGCGTGGTCCAAGCAGGACAGCTTCCAGATGGGCACCAACATGAAGGCGTGGCTGTTCACCATTCTGCGCAACGAGTTCTACAGCCAGATCCGCAAGCGCGTGCACGAGGTGCGCGACCAGGACGGCGTCTACACGCAGAAGCTCGCCACCCATCCGGCGCAGCTCGGCGCCCTCGATCTGCG of uncultured Alphaproteobacteria bacterium contains these proteins:
- a CDS encoding hypothetical protein (Evidence 5 : No homology to any previously reported sequences) — encoded protein: MMVDKIHRKNPGPRRGDPNEAISRKLKLLYTSVEEEGIPDRFLDLLEKLDLAERATSGASDPRDDR
- the rpoE gene encoding RNA polymerase sigma factor — its product is MQDGFKRELLAALPGLRAFAMSLSGRSDRADDLVQETIMKAWSKQDSFQMGTNMKAWLFTILRNEFYSQIRKRVHEVRDQDGVYTQKLATHPAQLGALDLRDFQRALEKLPDDQREAIILVGASGFSYEEAAEICGCAVGTIKSRVSRARAKLLEILEISGEADYGPDPDFAAITDRPITP